A window of the Isosphaera pallida ATCC 43644 genome harbors these coding sequences:
- a CDS encoding carboxy terminal-processing peptidase, protein MTLLIARRWRLPLMVCLVAFLAALSLGSSRLRFAPEKLNQEIVKAVVAILQEEHLLRPRLDDELSRRWLQSLLNTFDPLKMYFLADDLAEFALWETRLDEAARRGDLTFAQTMRDRFVARHADLTQYALELIETAEFDFSQSDSLPTTMENLPFPADREEARQRLRLRLKAAFLADRVAGVPIEETRRRLRTRYEDRLRQVRLLDQEDLLEVTLSALTSAVDPHSRFLGPKTYEDMMQQDLQLRLEGIGARLRQEGGVPVIDTLIPGGAADRDGRLKPNDRVVGVELEDGSIVDFTEMKLSDAVRYIRGPIGSKVRLRVISASSPTTLEPITIELIRERIQLKDARASWTILEREDRRGRPIRLGLIRLPGFYGDSLAVSRGDSHAVSATRDLKLALNEFRTAGVDLVTLDLRGNPGGLLTEAETVTGLFIEQGPVVQIKDARGVTVRKDNDPSMAWRGPLVVLTSRASASASEIVAGALQDYRRALIVGDSATYGKGTVQQLYPLEEYLRLRSSPPLGVVKLTVQEFHRPLGAPTQKLGVASDVVLPSIRDAVSLGEATIPQAMESQAVPPQSLPPHDEWVTPAMIAQLNQASQQRRSQSPFFRHLERVIAQRRLNEQLDAIPLDETAYRALFAASPAWPDQDGPHELPEQDEEFSDTPLDVAADLTAWSQQPVNQEVVEIMIDYLNLLEETPPLNRFRNPHSEPQRNSEGTIAPFNLLDLFRREPTQERSEDKANSKRSNMEPIR, encoded by the coding sequence ATGACCTTGCTGATCGCCCGTCGCTGGCGGTTGCCGCTGATGGTCTGCTTGGTCGCGTTTCTGGCGGCCTTGAGTTTGGGGTCGTCCCGCCTCCGGTTCGCTCCCGAGAAACTCAACCAAGAGATCGTCAAAGCGGTGGTGGCGATCTTGCAGGAGGAGCATCTGCTGCGTCCGCGGTTGGACGACGAGTTGTCCCGGCGCTGGCTTCAGAGCCTTCTCAACACCTTCGACCCGCTCAAGATGTATTTCCTAGCCGACGACTTGGCGGAATTCGCTCTCTGGGAGACCCGTTTGGACGAAGCGGCCCGTCGCGGCGACCTGACCTTCGCTCAAACAATGCGGGATCGGTTTGTGGCCCGTCACGCCGACCTAACCCAGTACGCTCTGGAATTGATCGAGACGGCTGAGTTCGACTTCAGCCAGAGCGACTCCCTACCCACCACGATGGAGAACCTCCCCTTTCCCGCCGACCGGGAAGAGGCCCGCCAACGGTTGCGGCTGCGACTCAAGGCCGCATTCCTCGCCGATCGAGTCGCTGGCGTTCCGATCGAGGAGACCCGCCGACGCCTGCGAACCCGCTATGAGGATCGGCTCCGCCAAGTCCGATTGCTCGATCAGGAAGACCTGCTTGAAGTGACCCTCTCGGCGTTGACTTCGGCGGTCGATCCCCACTCCCGCTTTCTTGGACCTAAGACGTATGAAGACATGATGCAGCAAGACCTCCAGCTTCGTTTGGAGGGAATTGGCGCGCGGCTGCGTCAGGAGGGTGGCGTGCCGGTCATCGACACGCTGATCCCCGGCGGGGCGGCGGATCGGGATGGTCGGCTCAAGCCCAACGACCGAGTCGTGGGGGTCGAGTTGGAGGATGGTTCCATCGTCGATTTCACCGAAATGAAGCTCTCTGACGCGGTGCGCTACATTCGGGGCCCCATTGGCTCGAAGGTGAGGTTGCGGGTGATCTCCGCTTCCTCCCCTACGACGCTTGAGCCCATCACGATCGAGTTGATCCGCGAGCGGATTCAGTTGAAGGACGCGCGGGCCTCGTGGACGATTTTGGAGCGGGAAGATCGCCGAGGCCGTCCGATCCGTCTGGGACTGATCCGGCTGCCCGGCTTTTACGGCGACAGCCTGGCGGTCAGTCGGGGCGACTCCCACGCCGTCAGCGCCACCAGGGACCTGAAGCTCGCCTTGAACGAATTCCGCACCGCCGGCGTGGACCTGGTGACCCTCGATTTACGAGGCAACCCCGGCGGCCTGCTCACCGAGGCCGAGACCGTGACCGGCTTGTTCATCGAACAGGGGCCCGTGGTGCAGATCAAGGACGCCCGCGGCGTCACCGTACGCAAGGACAATGACCCGTCGATGGCCTGGCGGGGGCCGTTGGTGGTTTTGACCTCACGCGCCTCCGCCAGCGCGTCGGAGATCGTCGCCGGAGCGCTCCAGGATTACCGCCGCGCCTTGATCGTGGGCGACTCGGCAACCTACGGCAAAGGAACCGTCCAGCAACTCTATCCACTTGAAGAATACCTGAGATTGCGATCGTCACCGCCCTTGGGCGTGGTCAAGTTGACGGTCCAGGAATTCCACCGACCCTTGGGCGCACCGACCCAGAAGCTCGGGGTGGCTTCCGACGTGGTGCTGCCTTCGATTCGGGACGCCGTTTCCTTGGGGGAAGCGACGATTCCCCAGGCGATGGAGTCCCAAGCGGTGCCGCCCCAATCGTTGCCCCCCCACGACGAATGGGTGACGCCTGCGATGATCGCTCAATTGAATCAAGCATCTCAGCAACGTCGGTCCCAATCCCCGTTCTTTCGCCATCTGGAGCGCGTGATTGCCCAGCGACGGCTCAATGAGCAACTCGACGCCATTCCGTTGGACGAGACGGCCTACCGCGCGCTGTTCGCCGCCTCCCCTGCATGGCCCGATCAAGACGGTCCGCACGAGCTGCCGGAGCAGGACGAGGAATTCTCGGACACCCCGCTTGATGTGGCCGCCGACTTGACGGCATGGAGCCAGCAGCCGGTCAATCAGGAGGTTGTGGAAATCATGATTGACTATCTGAACCTGCTGGAGGAAACCCCTCCTCTCAACCGGTTTCGCAATCCCCACTCGGAACCGCAGAGGAATTCGGAGGGCACCATCGCTCCGTTCAATCTGCTCGACCTGTTCAGGAGAGAACCGACCCAAGAGCGGTCGGAAGACAAGGCCAACTCCAAGAGATCCAACATGGAGCCGATCCGGTAG
- a CDS encoding ExbD/TolR family protein: MSASNLGQLKAEPNLTPLLDLVFQLITFFMLLVNFGKDEFNSQIRLPSAGSARPPELSTSLDDNRFVIHVDREGRLLIRKDQGGDRPLEYERAMKYIRDQASYYRTLSDIRGTKIQRGEKLPATLVIRADREIRYEDLHRIITGAQAEGFQDIALKALARGGP; this comes from the coding sequence ATGTCCGCCTCGAACCTCGGTCAACTCAAGGCCGAACCTAACCTCACGCCGTTGCTGGACCTCGTGTTCCAGCTCATCACCTTTTTCATGTTGCTGGTCAACTTTGGCAAGGACGAATTCAACTCCCAAATCCGCCTGCCGTCGGCCGGCTCGGCCCGCCCCCCCGAACTTTCCACCAGTCTTGACGACAACCGCTTCGTCATCCACGTCGATCGGGAAGGCCGTCTGCTCATACGCAAAGATCAAGGAGGCGACCGCCCCTTGGAATACGAGCGGGCCATGAAATACATCCGCGACCAGGCCAGTTACTACCGCACCTTGTCCGACATTCGCGGCACCAAAATCCAGCGCGGCGAGAAACTGCCGGCCACCCTGGTCATCCGAGCCGATCGGGAGATCCGCTACGAGGACCTGCATCGGATCATCACCGGCGCGCAGGCCGAAGGGTTCCAGGACATCGCCCTCAAAGCCCTGGCCCGTGGCGGCCCTTGA
- a CDS encoding MotA/TolQ/ExbB proton channel family protein: MPVPHELNRPAWSRLNLWIVAAAVTLAAFWSVPASVLHAQDEEGQPAATAPAGSEVGESEPLIGADTTGEEGPETKTLLQVAIKASGGIGLCLLLISIYFTATVINLAMNLRVQVAVPPALVEKVEAAIKERKFQEVYDACKDDGSFYARLVRSGVANLPQGKTEAKEAMEFVSNEVVTEMEAKISYLAVIGTLGPMIGLVGTILGMISAFRELATSVTAQPKPYKVAEGIMEALFLTLEGVALAVPAIFFFAMFRNRIARVTVEANKSAERTINSIVAAAKQARTAAPPQA, translated from the coding sequence ATGCCCGTCCCGCACGAGTTGAACCGTCCGGCCTGGAGCCGGTTGAACCTCTGGATTGTCGCGGCGGCCGTCACGTTGGCGGCGTTCTGGAGCGTGCCGGCCTCGGTTCTGCATGCGCAGGATGAAGAAGGCCAACCCGCCGCGACTGCGCCCGCCGGGTCCGAGGTGGGCGAGTCCGAACCGCTGATCGGAGCCGACACCACCGGTGAGGAAGGGCCCGAGACCAAGACCTTGCTTCAGGTGGCGATCAAAGCCTCCGGCGGGATTGGGTTGTGCTTGCTGTTGATTTCGATCTACTTCACCGCCACGGTCATCAATTTGGCGATGAATCTCCGCGTTCAAGTCGCTGTGCCGCCCGCGTTAGTTGAAAAGGTCGAGGCGGCGATCAAGGAGCGTAAATTTCAAGAGGTGTACGACGCCTGCAAGGACGACGGTTCGTTCTACGCCCGCTTGGTGCGCTCTGGGGTGGCCAACCTGCCCCAGGGCAAGACCGAAGCCAAGGAAGCGATGGAGTTTGTCTCCAATGAAGTCGTCACCGAGATGGAGGCCAAGATCTCCTACTTGGCGGTGATCGGGACCCTGGGGCCAATGATCGGGTTGGTAGGCACGATCCTCGGGATGATCTCGGCCTTCCGCGAACTGGCGACCTCGGTCACCGCCCAGCCCAAGCCGTACAAGGTGGCTGAAGGTATCATGGAGGCGCTGTTCCTGACCCTGGAAGGGGTCGCTTTGGCGGTGCCGGCGATCTTCTTCTTCGCCATGTTCCGCAACCGGATCGCCCGAGTGACCGTCGAGGCCAACAAGTCGGCCGAGCGGACCATCAACAGCATCGTCGCGGCCGCCAAGCAAGCCCGCACCGCCGCGCCGCCCCAGGCGTAA
- a CDS encoding glucose-6-phosphate isomerase, which translates to MTAARPSDLWQRFQTQRSTIPNLGISLDLSRMNLPDDWFQRHAPAMTRAFDAMDQLEAGAIANPDEARMVGHYWLRAPERAPTPELRRAIEQPLADLRAFAQAVHSGQVAPPSGGRFDTLLIIGIGGSALGPQLVADALGDPATDRMTPFFFDNTDPDGMDRVLRTLGPDRLARTLAVVISKSGGTPETRNGMLVATAAYERAGLKFGPHAVAITGVDSQLDRHARDHGFLARFPMEDWVGGRTSQTSVVGLLPAALQGLDIQGLLEGARLCDQATRLRDPLANPAAALALAWLHATNGKGEKDMVVLPYKDRLLLMSRYLQQLVMESLGKRLDLDGKRVDQGITVYGNKGSTDQHAYVQQLRDGVPNFFAVFIRVLEAIGPQCDPLAESVVDPAVQATSGDYLHGFLLGTRAALFENDRASLTITLPRVDAQRLGGLIALFERAVGFYATLVNINAYHQPGVEAGKKAAAAVLDLQKRLVEALAAHASTQPMTAAELAQALSLPDQVEPIYLLLEHLAANGRAVLVNPEANPGSARFAARG; encoded by the coding sequence ATGACCGCCGCCCGCCCGTCGGACCTGTGGCAACGCTTCCAAACCCAACGCTCCACCATCCCCAACCTGGGCATCTCCCTCGATCTGAGCCGGATGAACCTCCCCGACGACTGGTTCCAGCGCCACGCTCCGGCCATGACCCGCGCCTTTGACGCGATGGACCAACTCGAAGCCGGTGCGATCGCCAACCCCGACGAAGCCCGCATGGTCGGCCACTATTGGCTGCGCGCGCCCGAACGCGCGCCCACTCCGGAACTGCGTCGGGCCATCGAGCAACCGTTGGCCGACCTGAGGGCCTTCGCCCAGGCGGTTCACTCCGGCCAAGTGGCTCCACCTTCGGGTGGACGGTTCGACACCCTGCTGATCATCGGCATCGGTGGCTCGGCCCTCGGTCCGCAACTGGTGGCCGACGCCCTGGGTGATCCGGCTACCGATCGCATGACCCCGTTCTTCTTCGACAACACCGACCCCGACGGCATGGATCGCGTCCTGCGAACGCTAGGACCCGATCGCCTGGCCCGGACCCTCGCGGTGGTCATCAGTAAGTCGGGCGGCACCCCCGAAACCCGCAACGGCATGCTCGTCGCCACCGCCGCCTACGAGCGCGCCGGCCTGAAATTCGGCCCCCACGCCGTCGCCATCACCGGAGTCGATTCCCAACTCGACCGCCACGCCCGCGACCACGGCTTCCTCGCCCGCTTCCCTATGGAGGATTGGGTCGGCGGCCGCACCTCCCAAACCTCGGTCGTCGGTCTGCTGCCCGCAGCGCTTCAAGGGCTGGACATCCAGGGTCTGCTCGAAGGCGCGCGACTGTGCGATCAGGCCACCCGCCTGCGTGACCCCCTAGCCAACCCGGCAGCCGCCCTGGCGCTGGCCTGGCTCCATGCCACCAACGGCAAAGGCGAAAAGGATATGGTGGTGCTGCCGTACAAGGATCGTCTTTTGCTCATGAGCCGGTACCTTCAGCAACTCGTCATGGAGTCGCTGGGCAAACGACTCGACCTGGACGGCAAACGGGTTGACCAGGGCATCACGGTGTACGGCAACAAGGGATCGACCGACCAACACGCCTATGTCCAGCAACTCCGCGACGGCGTACCCAACTTCTTCGCCGTGTTCATCCGGGTTCTGGAGGCAATCGGTCCCCAATGCGACCCGCTGGCCGAATCTGTGGTCGATCCCGCCGTTCAGGCCACCTCGGGCGACTACCTCCACGGCTTCCTCCTAGGCACCCGCGCCGCACTGTTTGAAAACGACCGCGCGTCGCTCACCATTACGTTGCCCCGAGTCGATGCCCAACGCCTCGGCGGCCTGATCGCCCTGTTCGAGCGCGCCGTTGGATTCTACGCCACCCTGGTGAACATCAACGCCTATCACCAACCCGGGGTCGAAGCCGGCAAAAAGGCGGCCGCTGCGGTGCTGGACCTCCAAAAACGCTTGGTCGAAGCTCTGGCCGCCCACGCCTCCACTCAGCCGATGACCGCCGCGGAACTCGCCCAAGCCTTGAGCCTCCCCGACCAGGTCGAACCAATCTACCTCCTGCTCGAACACCTCGCCGCCAACGGCCGGGCCGTTCTGGTCAACCCCGAGGCCAACCCCGGTTCAGCACGCTTCGCGGCCCGCGGGTAA
- the tal gene encoding transaldolase, translating to MNLLESLRRSTVVVADTGDIDAIAQTKPQDATTNPSLLLQAAQKERYRHLVEEAIDYAEHHAAGSGTQARAEAFLDKLGVAFGLEILKLIPGRVSTEVDAALSFDTEATIAKAQRLIGLYEEAGVGKERVLIKIASTWEGIQAARQLERQGIHCNLTLLFSFAQAVACAEAGVTLISPFVGRIYDWYKKERGVADIPADQDPGVASVTRIYEYFKKYDYPTQVMGASFRKVEQIVRLAGCDLLTISPDLIQTMAATEGEVPVVLTVERAKASDHPRISLDEKTFRWMHNEDAMATEKLAEGIRKFNADARKLEAFALEKLVAAGA from the coding sequence ATGAACCTGCTCGAATCGCTGCGACGATCCACGGTGGTGGTGGCCGATACTGGCGACATCGACGCGATCGCCCAAACCAAGCCCCAGGACGCCACCACTAACCCCTCGCTGTTGCTCCAAGCGGCTCAAAAGGAACGGTATCGTCACCTCGTGGAGGAGGCGATTGACTATGCCGAACACCACGCCGCCGGATCAGGAACCCAAGCGCGGGCCGAAGCCTTCCTCGACAAGCTGGGGGTCGCCTTCGGTCTTGAGATTCTCAAACTCATTCCCGGACGGGTCTCCACCGAGGTGGACGCGGCGTTGAGCTTCGACACCGAAGCCACGATCGCCAAAGCCCAGCGGTTGATTGGTCTCTACGAGGAGGCCGGCGTCGGCAAGGAGCGGGTCTTGATCAAGATCGCCAGCACCTGGGAGGGTATCCAGGCAGCGCGTCAGCTAGAGCGGCAGGGGATTCACTGCAACCTTACCCTGCTGTTCAGCTTCGCCCAGGCAGTCGCCTGCGCTGAGGCGGGCGTCACTCTGATCTCACCGTTTGTGGGTCGGATTTACGACTGGTACAAGAAGGAACGGGGCGTGGCCGACATTCCCGCCGACCAGGACCCCGGCGTGGCCAGTGTGACCCGAATTTATGAATACTTCAAGAAGTATGATTATCCCACCCAGGTGATGGGGGCGAGTTTTCGCAAGGTCGAGCAGATCGTGCGCTTGGCCGGTTGCGACCTTTTGACTATCAGCCCTGACCTGATCCAAACAATGGCTGCCACCGAGGGCGAGGTTCCCGTGGTGTTGACGGTCGAGCGTGCCAAGGCGTCGGATCATCCCCGCATCTCGCTGGATGAGAAAACGTTCCGCTGGATGCACAACGAGGACGCAATGGCGACCGAAAAGCTGGCCGAAGGCATTCGCAAGTTCAACGCCGACGCCCGCAAACTGGAAGCCTTCGCGCTTGAGAAGCTGGTCGCCGCCGGAGCCTGA
- a CDS encoding WD40 repeat domain-containing protein, translated as MRNAPQAEGFGPTVARSLAPGWFTDGSSRRVRRTWSVALLTVGLLGTLGVEGPDWPLPAAWASPQPPVIAPQPQPQPRLVPAAASPAPTASSAATPTPATRPPAPVPPIQYLQAGARLYNSGQFWKSSRYLQAAHDYRDQLNPEEQVMLDAYLKAIRQVPRDLLAPPAQVAATPTPPSSPTAITATPISPAHTTPPTTPTGNAVPILAPAPMTHPGRPAGAVSSVVSLETSTPSVSSSTTTRAVLPILSPAPLVRRDPATTPAGVEDASPAANPSQPVLIPTSPEGLPTFEPIPGNATLIPPQATAPVPAAKLVDEARVVEEGEMAEANHLANAKEKEQSESDHHPSPSLDPSNLNILAPLEQSPSVGDLDSSDPKARPRLDNDQPRGTGTNDELAMHKGVSEVVAAADTDEAADVEPSTSHPPIPSRSLPALDTPPSDSALIPVGASLSEDSPANPTPAAGEDHASSMPTSAPAPTPAPFPATPPAPPSDNAQGRPLNVAMPEPPTPTPGHTPIGMAPSTSTPAVLDPGLIPIPPLDPTSPSVAQPAPLPPPTLASERDPAWTSADEPVANSSVPASPLFPSPPTAIDSVVIDRSSRERPLTRWWKSQALGDKVHNLSERIKSLVTGTSRPVDPARQVYAYSPDQSLLVGGTHTNGELTVWNVATRQAVALLPGAPWAREAGAATKIVFSPDGRQVAAVTPQGIVVHDLTTPGRHWGLRIPATDLSFAPESGTLAITQPNGDIVYCQSQDGRVVAILTPGNQSTLRPIGN; from the coding sequence ATGCGCAACGCGCCCCAAGCCGAGGGCTTCGGCCCGACCGTCGCCCGGTCCCTCGCACCCGGTTGGTTCACGGATGGTTCCAGTCGTCGAGTTCGCCGGACTTGGTCCGTCGCCTTGCTGACGGTTGGTTTGTTGGGAACGCTTGGCGTGGAGGGACCAGATTGGCCCTTGCCGGCGGCTTGGGCCTCCCCCCAGCCGCCGGTCATCGCTCCCCAACCTCAACCCCAACCGCGACTGGTGCCCGCCGCCGCCTCGCCCGCCCCGACCGCGTCCTCCGCGGCGACGCCGACCCCAGCGACCCGGCCCCCTGCTCCGGTGCCGCCGATCCAGTATCTTCAAGCTGGAGCTCGACTCTACAATTCGGGGCAGTTCTGGAAATCCAGCCGTTATCTGCAAGCGGCCCACGACTACCGCGACCAGCTCAACCCGGAAGAACAGGTGATGCTGGACGCCTACCTCAAGGCAATCCGTCAAGTTCCCCGCGACCTGTTGGCACCGCCGGCCCAGGTGGCCGCAACCCCCACGCCCCCAAGCTCGCCGACCGCAATCACGGCCACCCCAATCTCCCCGGCCCACACCACGCCACCCACCACTCCCACCGGCAATGCGGTTCCGATTCTGGCACCCGCGCCAATGACCCATCCCGGACGACCGGCGGGAGCCGTTTCTTCGGTGGTGTCGTTGGAGACCTCAACCCCATCGGTGAGTTCCAGCACGACGACACGGGCGGTGTTGCCGATCCTCTCCCCGGCCCCTCTAGTCCGCCGCGATCCGGCCACCACGCCCGCGGGAGTCGAAGATGCCTCCCCCGCCGCCAACCCCTCGCAACCGGTGTTGATCCCAACTTCGCCCGAAGGACTCCCTACCTTCGAGCCGATTCCGGGAAACGCCACCCTCATCCCTCCCCAGGCCACCGCTCCCGTCCCGGCCGCCAAGCTGGTGGACGAGGCCCGGGTCGTTGAAGAGGGGGAGATGGCGGAAGCCAACCACCTCGCCAACGCTAAGGAGAAGGAACAGTCGGAGTCGGACCATCATCCGTCCCCTTCTCTTGATCCGAGCAATTTGAACATCCTCGCGCCTCTAGAGCAAAGCCCCTCGGTTGGGGATCTCGACAGCTCCGACCCCAAGGCGCGACCCCGTCTCGACAACGACCAACCCCGCGGGACCGGCACCAACGACGAGTTGGCGATGCACAAAGGCGTTTCCGAGGTGGTCGCTGCTGCGGACACCGACGAAGCCGCCGACGTGGAGCCATCGACCAGTCACCCGCCGATTCCCAGCCGTTCCTTGCCCGCGTTGGACACGCCGCCCAGCGACAGTGCGTTGATTCCAGTCGGCGCGTCGCTTTCCGAGGATTCGCCGGCCAATCCGACACCCGCTGCTGGAGAGGATCACGCTTCATCGATGCCGACGTCCGCTCCGGCCCCGACCCCGGCTCCCTTCCCGGCCACTCCGCCGGCTCCGCCTTCGGATAACGCTCAAGGACGGCCTCTGAACGTGGCGATGCCCGAGCCACCCACTCCGACGCCAGGACACACGCCCATCGGCATGGCCCCCTCGACATCCACCCCAGCCGTGTTGGATCCCGGCTTGATTCCAATCCCACCCCTGGATCCAACTAGTCCCAGCGTCGCGCAACCGGCTCCCTTGCCCCCACCTACCCTCGCAAGCGAACGCGACCCCGCGTGGACGTCGGCCGACGAGCCGGTTGCGAACTCCTCGGTTCCGGCCTCGCCGCTGTTCCCGTCGCCTCCCACGGCGATCGACTCGGTGGTGATCGACCGTTCGAGTCGGGAACGACCCCTGACGCGCTGGTGGAAGTCCCAGGCGTTGGGCGACAAGGTCCACAACCTCTCGGAACGGATCAAAAGTCTGGTGACTGGAACCTCCCGTCCGGTCGATCCCGCCCGACAGGTCTACGCCTACAGCCCCGATCAATCGCTGCTGGTCGGCGGTACTCACACCAACGGCGAGTTGACCGTTTGGAATGTCGCCACTCGTCAGGCGGTCGCTTTGCTGCCCGGCGCGCCCTGGGCACGCGAGGCCGGGGCGGCGACCAAAATCGTCTTCTCTCCCGATGGTCGTCAGGTCGCGGCGGTGACTCCCCAGGGAATCGTAGTCCACGACCTGACGACCCCCGGGCGTCACTGGGGTCTGCGGATCCCGGCGACCGATCTGAGCTTCGCGCCAGAGTCCGGCACCCTCGCCATTACTCAACCCAACGGCGATATCGTCTACTGTCAGAGCCAAGACGGCCGCGTGGTTGCCATCCTGACTCCCGGCAATCAATCGACCCTGCGACCGATCGGCAATTAG
- a CDS encoding ExbD/TolR family protein — MKRKKNETEVEVPVTPMLDMAFQLLTFFILTYNPAPPENQFSMSLMPVSTKSQATGVSTSQTPTIAVDVETIPITLRAGADGGLGEIILGDEPIGGSNPLATFRARLKQEFLGEESPFDQATITVDRRLLYAGLIDVIDILVAEKITKISFDELRE; from the coding sequence ATGAAGCGCAAGAAGAACGAAACCGAGGTCGAGGTGCCGGTGACGCCGATGCTCGACATGGCGTTTCAGTTGCTCACCTTCTTTATTCTGACCTACAACCCCGCCCCGCCTGAAAACCAATTCTCCATGAGCTTGATGCCGGTCTCGACCAAAAGCCAGGCCACTGGGGTGTCCACGAGTCAAACTCCCACCATTGCCGTCGATGTTGAAACGATCCCCATCACCCTGCGGGCTGGGGCCGACGGTGGCCTCGGCGAGATCATTTTGGGCGACGAACCTATTGGCGGGTCCAACCCCTTAGCGACCTTCCGCGCCCGCTTGAAGCAGGAATTCCTGGGCGAGGAGTCCCCCTTTGATCAGGCCACCATCACCGTCGATCGTCGTTTACTCTACGCTGGTCTCATCGACGTGATCGACATTTTGGTGGCTGAGAAGATCACCAAGATCAGTTTCGACGAACTGCGCGAATAG